The Triticum dicoccoides isolate Atlit2015 ecotype Zavitan chromosome 6A, WEW_v2.0, whole genome shotgun sequence genome has a window encoding:
- the LOC119316249 gene encoding uncharacterized protein LOC119316249 — protein sequence MAKSSRRRRAAKLMDRPSASTVGEANPDDRISSLPNDILLNILDRLDVRNAARTSVLSRRWSQLPAMLPRLVISAPDLLPSETKTKKTNGKLVRRTKAAVAEALANAGLSNAELVQRTNAAVAKALADAAKVVANTAAAKATKSILARRDPGGCTIRLLSMTFYLKDDAPISVGHSVASAMATCKIEKAEFIVLTEKERLECDVYDVENYGTRFVSFFNECVNAFAGLTRLHLQNLRFAKSDFVSNILVTCKKLNYLGFLNCDTEDWITLQVEHAQLRELSIVNCRFDMVKLAWVPKLTCLAFESWVSFRKPPLSFGHVPLLEVLRLSNVALNWHKMVKLSTFLHETSVRDLRLGFKSEKIWVQPECLTRRQAYVFCQLRILNLLSIPEGYDLTWTMFFLEAAPSLKELILTVIDHPCEMEMDQKVRRQKSYSRNKGVQWESPTSNFKHHCLTKLTFFCFQSEEYMVSHVRRVMKAAVNLGDVYLYDRLTCIYCEGEEPLKPIVFPKTDKQMSSVEKQIRKGIESPAIIHFLAAAEISDDYRARVTEDC from the exons ATGGCGAAGTCTAGTCGCCGGCGACGGGCTGCCAAATTGATGGACAGGCCATCCGCTTCGACCGTGGGG GAAGCCAATCCAGATGATAGGATCAGCAGCTTGCCCAATGACATCCTGCTCAACATTCTCGACCGACTCGATGTCCGCAACGCTGCGAGAACCAGTGTCCTCTCGAGAAGGTGGAGTCAGCTTCCTGCAATGCTCCCACGGCTTGTAATCAGTGCTCCGGACCTCCTGCCCTCAGAAACTAAAACCAAAAAGACCAATGGTAAATTGGTTCGGAGGACCAAAGCAGCTGTGGCCGAAGCTTTGGCCAATGCAGGATTGTCCAATGCTGAATTGGTtcagaggaccaatgcagctgtggCCAAAGCCTTGGCCGATGCAGCCAAAGTTGTGGCCAATACAGCTGCGGCCAAAGCGACAAAGAGCATACTGGCACGCAGGGATCCGGGTGGATGCACCATCCGCCTCTTGAGCATGACGTTCTACTTGAAAGACGATGCCCCCATATCAGTTGGGCATTCTGTTGCCAGTGCCATGGCAACATGCAAGATTGAAAAGGCCGAATTCATAGTTCTGACAGAGAAGGAACGCCTAGAGTGCGACGTTTATGACGTGGAAAACTATGGGACACGGTTTGTGTCGTTTTTTAATGAATGTGTCAATGCATTTGCTGGTCTCACCCGCCTCCACCTGCAGAATTTGAGATTCGCCAAATCAGACTTTGTTTCCAACATCCTTGTCACTTGCAAGAAATTAAATTATTTAGGTTTTCTCAATTGCGACACAGAGGATTGGATAACGCTCCAAGTTGAACATGCACAGCTCAGAGAGCTTAGTATTGTTAATTGCCGGTTTGACATGGTCAAACTCGCCTGGGTTCCGAAACTCACCTGCCTGGCGTTTGAGTCTTGGGTGTCTTTCAGAAAACCACCATTGTCATTtggccatgtcccattgcttgagGTTCTGCGCCTTTCAAATGTTGCTCTTAATTGGCACAAAATGGTCAAGTTAAGTACATTTCTTCACGAGACCTCTGTCCGAGACCTGAGGTTGGGGTTTAAATCTGAAAAG ATTTGGGTTCAACCAGAGTGTTTGACCAGAAGGCAGGCATATGTGTTCTGCCAACTAAGGATTCTCAATCTACTTAGCATTCCTGAAGGGTATGATCTCACCTGGACAATGTTCTTTTTGGAAGCGGCGCCATCCCTGAAGGAGCTCATATTGACG GTAATTGATCATCCATGTGAAATGGAAATGGACCAGAAGGTGAGGAGGCAGAAGTCCTATAGCAGGAACAAGGGTGTCCAGTGGGAATCACCTACATCAAATTTCAAGCACCATTGTCTCACCAAGCTAACCTTCTTCTGCTTCCAATCTGAAGAGTACATGGTGAGTCATGTCAGGCGTGTCATGAAAGCAGCGGTGAATCTAGGGGATGTGTACCTGTATGACAGGCTCACATGTATCTACTGCGAAGGCGAGGAGCCTCTAAAGCCGATAGTGTTTCCGAAGACAGATAAGCAGATGTCTTCAGTGGAGAAGCAAATCAGGAAGGGCATCGAGTCACCTGCCATAATCCACTTCCTGGCGGCTGCTGAAATAAGCGATGATTATCGTGCAAGGGTAACTGAAGACTGTTAG